A single Pseudoxanthomonas sp. DNA region contains:
- a CDS encoding DUF998 domain-containing protein, whose product MSAALRWSGPAAAAMFAAVLVGFGLALSGYSQVWHPVAVLGAKGVPHAPGFNVLGFVLPGVLAATTALGLRRHLPADAGWPLRVGTQLVLLSALGFAAMGLLPLDPSDLDNPASSLHATAWMLWWVAFVPGALLVAVGLRGRPAWRVLARASTAAALLVLFVALLAVELMPAGIAQRFGYAVWLGWLCIASRNPRA is encoded by the coding sequence ATGAGCGCGGCATTGCGGTGGAGCGGGCCGGCGGCGGCCGCGATGTTCGCTGCTGTGCTGGTCGGGTTCGGCCTGGCGTTGTCCGGGTATTCGCAGGTCTGGCATCCGGTGGCCGTGTTGGGCGCGAAGGGCGTGCCGCATGCGCCGGGCTTCAACGTGCTCGGATTCGTGCTGCCCGGTGTGCTGGCGGCCACGACCGCGCTCGGCCTTCGCCGCCACCTGCCCGCCGACGCGGGCTGGCCGCTGCGCGTGGGCACGCAACTGGTCCTGCTGTCCGCGCTGGGCTTTGCCGCCATGGGGTTGCTGCCGCTGGATCCGTCCGACCTGGACAACCCGGCCAGCAGCCTGCATGCCACGGCATGGATGCTGTGGTGGGTCGCGTTCGTGCCGGGCGCGCTGCTGGTCGCGGTCGGGCTGCGCGGGCGTCCGGCCTGGCGTGTGCTGGCGCGCGCCAGTACCGCAGCGGCACTGCTGGTGCTGTTTGTCGCGCTGCTGGCGGTGGAGTTGATGCCGGCCGGTATCGCGCAGCGGTTCGGCTACGCGGTGTGGCTCGGCTGGCTGTGCATCGCTTCACGCAATCCGCGTGCGTAG
- a CDS encoding queuosine precursor transporter, with protein MHAPGTLDDRAVRLFIVLAAVFCANAVLAEFIGVKIFALEDTLGIAPLEWNLFGQTGSLSFTAGTLLWPFVFVLTDTINEFFGKRGVRFISWLAVALIVYGFLFAFAAIALAPADWWVEAAQAQGVPDYQKAFAAIFGQGMWTIAGSVVAFLVGQLIDVSVFHRIRNATGERWVWLRATGSTAVSQLVDSFVVIYIAFVLGPQKWPTSLFLAVSTVNYAYKMLAAIALIPLLYLMRHAIRRYLGQERERQLRAEAALD; from the coding sequence ATGCACGCGCCGGGCACCCTGGATGACCGCGCGGTCCGCCTGTTCATCGTGCTGGCGGCGGTGTTCTGCGCCAACGCGGTGCTGGCCGAGTTCATCGGCGTCAAGATCTTCGCGCTGGAAGACACGCTGGGCATCGCGCCGCTGGAATGGAACCTGTTCGGCCAGACCGGCTCGCTCAGCTTCACCGCCGGCACGCTGCTGTGGCCGTTCGTGTTCGTGCTGACCGACACCATCAACGAGTTCTTCGGCAAGCGCGGCGTGCGCTTCATCTCGTGGCTGGCGGTGGCGTTGATCGTCTATGGCTTCCTGTTCGCGTTCGCCGCCATCGCGCTGGCACCGGCCGACTGGTGGGTGGAGGCGGCGCAGGCGCAGGGCGTGCCGGATTACCAGAAGGCCTTCGCCGCCATCTTCGGCCAGGGCATGTGGACCATCGCCGGCTCGGTGGTGGCGTTCCTGGTGGGCCAGCTGATCGACGTCTCCGTGTTCCACCGCATCCGTAACGCCACCGGCGAGCGGTGGGTGTGGCTGCGCGCGACCGGCTCGACGGCGGTCTCGCAGCTCGTGGACAGTTTCGTGGTGATCTACATCGCCTTCGTGCTGGGGCCGCAGAAGTGGCCGACCTCGCTGTTCCTCGCGGTCAGCACGGTCAACTACGCCTACAAGATGCTGGCCGCCATCGCGCTGATCCCGCTGCTGTACCTGATGCGGCACGCCATCCGCCGCTATCTGGGGCAGGAACGCGAGCGGCAGCTGCGTGCCGAGGCAGCCCTCGACTGA
- a CDS encoding FecR domain-containing protein: MRKRTIQGRKWQCWALAMLLVASWSAQAQEWIYRVRPGDTLWDVTGAYLKPSIPWQRLQEHNRIANPYQLPPGSTLRIPLQWLDRQPATARVIALQGQAVARTPAGRESSVTRGMSLGTGASLKTSPDASLSLQFADGSRLQLLGDSELRLDRLTRFGRSGMADTRLRLQRGRIGNDVRRLRGPAANFIVETPTASSAVRGTTFRVEAGETYSQTEVLEGRVAVNAPRQRGTLLRPGFGAVVAAGQAAVAPLPLLPAPDLSRIPSLSQSARPDLAWPAVEGAAQYRIQVGTQPSFDSLRVDAESDAPRYTLPALEAGTYFVRVRAIAANGLEGRDAVIELRIDDQPAPPYSIAPTAGSVVRTPEVVLGWTQAPGAVAYEYEVSAPGDGAPVAGARVEDTTARLPATLPPGDYAWRIRSVDGTGKTGPYGDRVPFTVRPLAEVTEIDGSAATGDTREVTFRWPAGQPGQRYRFQMSRTPDFDRPQVDRIVDSAEITLPRLRSGTWYLRAQTIDVDGFEGPFPAPQKIDVPCRWCKVGAGAGALLILLAL, from the coding sequence ATGCGGAAGCGGACGATCCAGGGAAGGAAATGGCAGTGCTGGGCGCTGGCGATGCTGCTGGTGGCATCGTGGTCGGCGCAGGCGCAGGAGTGGATCTACCGGGTCCGGCCGGGCGACACCCTGTGGGACGTGACCGGCGCTTACCTCAAGCCCTCGATCCCCTGGCAACGCCTGCAGGAACACAACCGCATCGCCAACCCGTACCAGCTCCCGCCCGGCAGCACGCTGCGCATCCCGTTGCAGTGGCTGGACCGGCAGCCTGCGACCGCCCGGGTGATCGCGCTGCAGGGGCAGGCGGTGGCGCGCACGCCGGCCGGCCGGGAGTCGTCGGTGACGCGCGGCATGTCGCTGGGCACGGGCGCGAGCCTGAAGACATCGCCCGACGCCTCGCTCAGCCTGCAGTTCGCCGATGGCTCGCGCCTGCAACTGCTCGGCGACAGCGAGCTGCGTCTCGATCGCCTGACCCGCTTCGGGCGCTCCGGCATGGCCGATACCCGGCTGCGCCTGCAGCGCGGCAGGATCGGCAACGACGTGCGCCGGCTGCGCGGCCCGGCGGCCAACTTCATCGTCGAGACGCCGACGGCCTCGTCCGCCGTGCGCGGCACGACGTTCCGGGTGGAAGCGGGCGAAACCTACTCGCAGACGGAAGTGCTGGAAGGGCGCGTGGCGGTGAACGCGCCCCGCCAGCGCGGCACGCTGCTGCGGCCCGGCTTCGGGGCCGTGGTCGCCGCGGGCCAGGCCGCCGTGGCGCCGTTGCCGCTGCTGCCGGCGCCCGACCTGTCGCGCATCCCGTCGCTGTCGCAGAGCGCCCGCCCCGACCTGGCCTGGCCCGCCGTCGAAGGCGCGGCGCAGTACCGCATCCAGGTCGGCACGCAGCCCAGCTTCGACAGCCTGCGGGTGGATGCGGAGAGCGATGCGCCCCGCTACACGCTGCCGGCGCTGGAGGCCGGCACCTACTTCGTCCGCGTCCGTGCGATCGCCGCCAATGGACTGGAAGGACGCGATGCCGTCATCGAGCTGCGCATCGACGACCAGCCGGCGCCGCCGTATTCGATCGCCCCCACCGCCGGCAGCGTCGTGCGCACACCGGAGGTCGTGCTGGGCTGGACCCAGGCGCCGGGCGCCGTCGCCTATGAGTACGAGGTCAGCGCGCCCGGCGACGGCGCGCCCGTGGCCGGCGCCCGTGTCGAGGACACCACCGCCCGCCTGCCCGCCACGCTGCCGCCCGGCGACTATGCCTGGCGCATCCGCAGCGTGGACGGCACCGGCAAGACCGGTCCCTACGGCGACCGCGTGCCGTTCACCGTGCGGCCGCTCGCCGAGGTCACCGAGATCGACGGATCGGCCGCCACCGGCGACACCCGCGAGGTGACGTTCCGCTGGCCCGCGGGCCAGCCGGGCCAGCGCTACCGCTTCCAGATGTCGCGCACGCCGGACTTCGACAGGCCGCAGGTCGACCGGATCGTCGACAGCGCCGAGATCACCCTGCCCCGCCTGCGTTCGGGCACCTGGTACCTGCGCGCGCAGACCATCGACGTGGATGGCTTCGAGGGACCGTTCCCGGCGCCGCAGAAGATCGACGTCCCGTGCCGCTGGTGCAAGGTTGGCGCCGGAGCCGGCGCATTGCTCATACTGCTGGCCCTGTGA
- a CDS encoding amidohydrolase family protein, giving the protein MTKTLLALALAAVGVPAHAAETATPATTLAVHCDRLFDARSGKVLGEHTVLVRDGKIAEVIPGRAKLAEAESIVLADRTCTPGWTDLHVHLGSESSPQSYSEGFRLDPVDYAFRSVGYAEKTLMAGFTSVRDLGGEVAPHLRDAVNQGLVKGPRIFAAGKSIATTGGHADPTNGYNDRLSHLLGPPGPTDGVINSPEEAREAVRQRYKDGSDVIKITATGGVLSYAKSGDAPQFVVDEVKAIFDTARDYGFRVAAHAHGKEGMKRAILGGVTSIEHGTYMDDEIMRLMKQQGTWYVPTIYAGRFVAEKAKIDGYFPPVVRPKAQRIGALIQETAGKAYRNGVKIAFGTDMGVGPHGDNAREFLYMVEAGIPADVALQSATIRAAEVLGVDDQGVIEVGKRADIVAMPGDPTADINAVLEVDFVMKDGKVYRTPRLDAPAQ; this is encoded by the coding sequence ATGACCAAGACCTTGCTCGCCCTCGCCCTGGCCGCCGTCGGCGTGCCGGCCCATGCCGCCGAAACCGCCACGCCGGCCACCACCCTGGCGGTGCACTGCGACCGCCTGTTCGACGCCCGCAGCGGCAAGGTCCTGGGCGAGCACACCGTGCTGGTGCGGGACGGGAAGATCGCCGAGGTCATCCCCGGCCGCGCCAAGCTGGCCGAGGCCGAGTCCATCGTGCTGGCCGACCGCACCTGCACACCCGGCTGGACCGACCTGCACGTGCACCTGGGCAGCGAATCCAGTCCGCAGAGCTATTCGGAAGGCTTCCGCCTAGACCCCGTGGACTACGCCTTCCGCTCGGTGGGTTATGCGGAAAAGACCCTGATGGCCGGTTTCACCAGCGTGCGCGACCTGGGCGGCGAAGTGGCCCCGCACCTGCGCGATGCGGTCAACCAGGGGCTGGTGAAGGGTCCGCGCATCTTCGCGGCCGGCAAGTCGATCGCCACCACCGGTGGCCACGCCGATCCGACCAACGGCTACAACGACCGCCTGTCGCACCTGTTGGGTCCGCCCGGCCCGACCGACGGCGTGATCAATTCGCCGGAAGAAGCCCGCGAGGCGGTGCGCCAGCGCTACAAGGACGGCAGCGACGTGATCAAGATCACCGCCACCGGCGGCGTGCTGAGCTATGCGAAGTCCGGCGATGCGCCGCAGTTCGTCGTGGACGAAGTGAAGGCGATCTTCGACACCGCCCGCGACTACGGCTTCCGCGTGGCCGCGCACGCACACGGCAAGGAAGGCATGAAGCGCGCCATTCTCGGCGGCGTGACCAGCATCGAGCACGGCACCTACATGGACGACGAGATCATGCGGCTGATGAAGCAGCAGGGCACCTGGTACGTGCCGACCATCTATGCCGGCCGCTTCGTGGCGGAGAAGGCGAAGATCGACGGCTACTTCCCGCCGGTGGTGCGTCCGAAAGCGCAGCGCATCGGTGCGCTGATCCAGGAGACCGCCGGCAAGGCCTACCGCAACGGCGTGAAGATCGCCTTCGGCACCGACATGGGCGTGGGGCCGCACGGCGACAACGCGCGCGAGTTCCTCTACATGGTCGAAGCCGGCATTCCCGCCGACGTCGCGCTGCAGTCCGCGACCATCCGCGCCGCGGAGGTGCTGGGCGTGGACGACCAGGGCGTCATCGAGGTCGGCAAGCGGGCGGACATCGTGGCGATGCCGGGCGACCCGACTGCGGACATCAACGCGGTGCTGGAAGTCGACTTCGTGATGAAGGACGGCAAGGTGTATCGGACCCCGCGCCTCGACGCACCCGCCCAATGA
- a CDS encoding helix-turn-helix transcriptional regulator — protein MTGTPIANDIRRLRFARGEMTQQALADACGVTRQTIIALEAGRYAPSLELAFRIARAFGVGIEEVFRWEDA, from the coding sequence ATGACCGGCACCCCCATCGCCAACGACATCCGCCGCCTGCGCTTCGCGCGCGGCGAAATGACCCAGCAGGCGCTGGCCGATGCCTGCGGCGTCACCCGTCAGACCATCATCGCGCTGGAGGCGGGGCGCTATGCGCCGTCGCTGGAACTGGCGTTCCGCATCGCGCGGGCGTTCGGCGTAGGGATCGAGGAGGTGTTCCGGTGGGAGGACGCATGA
- the trxA gene encoding thioredoxin translates to MTDLPHVFDATTETFEAEVLRKSLEAPVLVDFWATWCGPCKTLGPILEKLAGEYNGAFLLAKVDVDKEQQIAAAFQIRSVPTVFLVKDGQLVDGFPGALPEGQLREFLASHGIQPAAAADAPVEEVPLDPQAQVAALREAVAAEPDKDELKLDLVLALLKTGDAAEAERLLDALPANLATDDRAVKARARLGFAAALKDAPAPDTLRAAIAANADDLRARHLLGVHALVAGDSEGALEQFLEMLKRDRAFEDGLARRSLIDAFRVIEDDALVSQYRRKMSSLLF, encoded by the coding sequence ATGACCGACCTGCCCCACGTGTTCGACGCCACCACCGAGACCTTCGAGGCCGAGGTCCTGCGCAAGTCGCTGGAGGCGCCGGTCCTGGTCGACTTCTGGGCGACCTGGTGCGGTCCGTGCAAGACGCTCGGCCCGATCCTCGAGAAGCTGGCAGGCGAGTACAACGGCGCGTTCCTGCTGGCCAAGGTCGACGTGGACAAGGAACAGCAGATCGCGGCGGCCTTCCAGATCCGCTCCGTGCCCACCGTGTTCCTGGTCAAGGACGGGCAACTGGTGGACGGTTTCCCCGGCGCGCTGCCGGAAGGCCAGTTGCGCGAGTTCCTGGCGTCCCACGGCATCCAGCCCGCCGCGGCCGCCGATGCTCCCGTCGAAGAGGTGCCGCTGGATCCGCAGGCGCAGGTCGCCGCGCTGCGCGAAGCGGTGGCCGCCGAACCGGACAAGGACGAACTGAAGCTCGACCTGGTCCTCGCCCTGCTGAAGACCGGCGACGCCGCCGAGGCCGAACGCCTGCTCGATGCCCTGCCCGCCAACCTCGCCACCGACGACCGCGCGGTCAAGGCGCGCGCGCGCCTCGGCTTCGCCGCCGCGCTGAAGGATGCGCCGGCGCCGGACACCCTTCGCGCAGCGATCGCCGCGAACGCGGACGACCTGCGTGCGCGCCACCTGCTGGGCGTGCACGCCCTGGTCGCGGGCGACTCGGAAGGCGCACTGGAGCAGTTCCTGGAGATGCTCAAGCGCGACCGCGCGTTCGAGGACGGCCTGGCGCGCAGGAGCCTGATCGATGCCTTCCGCGTGATCGAAGACGACGCGCTGGTCAGCCAGTACCGCAGGAAGATGTCCTCCCTCCTGTTCTGA
- the leuS gene encoding leucine--tRNA ligase, with amino-acid sequence MSTVAEPASYDPKSVESQAQSFWEARRAFEVDEQSDKPKYYCLSMLPYPSGALHMGHVRNYTIGDVISRYKRMTGHNVLQPMGWDAFGLPAENAAIKNRTAPAKWTYANIEHMRTQLKSLGYAIDWSREFATCRPEYYVHEQRMFTRLLRKGLAYRKNSVVNWDPVDQTVLANEQVIDGRGWRSGALVEKREIPQWFLRITDYAQELLDGLDNLPGWPDAVKTMQRNWIGRSEGLEIQFVVEGQDPLTVFTTRPDTLMGVTFVSIAGEHPLALKAAASNPSLAAFLEELKHGGVSEAELETQEKRGMDTGLRAIHPITGDKVPVWVANFVLMGYGTGAVMAVPGHDQRDFEFATKYALPIQQVIALKSPKNDDEKIYDPTTWRDWYGDKTREDLELVNSGEFDGLDYRGAFEAFAERFERKGQGQRRVNYRLRDWGVSRQRYWGCPIPVIYCQRCGAVPVPDSDLPVVLPENVTLDGVKSPIKADPEWRKTTCPQCGADAERETDTFDTFMESSWYYARYTSPGAKDMVDKRGNYWLPVDQYIGGIEHAILHLMYFRFYHKLLRDARMVDSDEPATNLLTQGMVIAETFYRDHADGSKDWINPVDVEVQRDEKSRVVGATLKADGQPVKIGPVEKMSKSKNNGVDPQSMVDKFGADTVRLFSMFAAPPEQSLEWNEAGVEGMARFLRRLWTQVQKHAADGAVPALDVASLTAEQKAVRRKTHETIDKVGHDYGKRHSFNTAIAAVMELSNTLGKFDDASPQGRAVRQEALESAVLLLNPITPHASHALWQVLGHAETLIEDVAFPQADAAALVRDSVTLAVQVNGKLRGTIEVAADAPRDHVEALAKAEPNTAKFLEGLAIRKVIMVPGKIVNIVAG; translated from the coding sequence ATGTCCACTGTTGCCGAACCCGCTTCCTACGACCCGAAATCCGTCGAATCCCAGGCCCAGTCCTTCTGGGAGGCCCGGCGTGCCTTCGAGGTGGACGAGCAGTCGGACAAGCCGAAGTACTACTGCCTGTCGATGCTGCCGTATCCGTCGGGCGCGCTGCACATGGGCCACGTGCGCAACTACACCATCGGCGACGTGATCAGCCGCTACAAGCGCATGACCGGCCACAACGTGCTGCAGCCGATGGGCTGGGACGCCTTCGGCCTGCCGGCCGAGAACGCCGCGATCAAGAACAGGACCGCGCCGGCCAAGTGGACCTACGCCAACATCGAGCACATGCGCACCCAGCTGAAATCGCTGGGCTACGCGATCGACTGGTCGCGCGAGTTCGCCACCTGCCGCCCCGAGTACTACGTGCACGAGCAGCGCATGTTCACCCGCCTGCTGCGCAAGGGCCTGGCCTACCGCAAGAATTCGGTGGTGAACTGGGACCCGGTGGACCAGACCGTGCTGGCCAACGAGCAGGTCATCGACGGCCGCGGCTGGCGCAGCGGCGCGCTGGTGGAGAAGCGCGAGATCCCGCAGTGGTTCCTGCGCATCACCGACTACGCGCAGGAACTGCTGGACGGCCTGGACAACCTGCCGGGCTGGCCGGATGCGGTCAAGACCATGCAGCGCAACTGGATCGGTCGTTCGGAAGGCCTGGAGATCCAGTTCGTCGTGGAAGGCCAGGATCCGCTGACGGTGTTCACCACGCGCCCGGACACGCTGATGGGCGTGACCTTCGTGTCGATCGCCGGCGAGCATCCGCTGGCGCTGAAGGCGGCCGCGTCCAACCCTTCGCTGGCCGCGTTCCTGGAGGAACTGAAGCACGGCGGCGTGTCCGAGGCGGAACTGGAGACCCAGGAAAAGCGCGGCATGGACACTGGCCTGCGCGCCATCCATCCCATCACCGGCGACAAGGTGCCGGTGTGGGTGGCCAACTTCGTGCTGATGGGCTACGGCACCGGCGCGGTGATGGCCGTGCCGGGCCACGACCAGCGCGACTTCGAGTTCGCCACCAAGTACGCGTTGCCGATCCAGCAGGTCATCGCGCTGAAGTCGCCGAAGAACGACGACGAAAAGATCTACGACCCCACCACCTGGCGCGACTGGTACGGCGACAAGACGCGCGAGGACCTGGAGCTGGTCAATTCCGGCGAGTTCGATGGCCTGGACTACCGCGGTGCCTTCGAAGCCTTCGCCGAGCGCTTCGAGCGCAAGGGCCAGGGCCAGCGCCGGGTGAACTACCGCCTGCGTGACTGGGGCGTCAGCCGCCAGCGCTACTGGGGCTGCCCGATTCCGGTGATCTATTGCCAGCGCTGCGGCGCGGTGCCGGTGCCGGACTCCGACCTGCCGGTCGTGCTGCCGGAGAACGTCACCCTCGACGGCGTGAAGTCGCCGATCAAGGCCGACCCCGAATGGCGCAAGACCACGTGCCCGCAGTGCGGCGCCGACGCCGAGCGCGAGACGGACACGTTCGATACGTTCATGGAATCGAGCTGGTACTACGCGCGCTACACCTCGCCGGGCGCGAAGGACATGGTCGACAAGCGCGGCAACTACTGGCTGCCGGTCGACCAGTACATCGGCGGCATCGAGCACGCGATCCTGCACCTGATGTATTTCCGCTTCTACCACAAGCTGCTGCGCGACGCGCGCATGGTGGACAGCGACGAGCCGGCCACCAACCTGCTGACCCAGGGCATGGTGATCGCCGAGACGTTCTACCGCGACCATGCCGACGGTTCCAAGGACTGGATCAATCCGGTCGACGTGGAAGTCCAGCGCGACGAGAAGTCCCGCGTGGTCGGCGCCACGCTGAAGGCCGATGGCCAGCCAGTGAAGATCGGCCCGGTCGAGAAGATGTCGAAGTCGAAGAACAACGGGGTCGACCCGCAGTCGATGGTCGACAAGTTCGGCGCCGACACCGTGCGCCTGTTCTCCATGTTCGCCGCGCCTCCGGAGCAGTCGCTGGAGTGGAACGAAGCGGGCGTGGAAGGCATGGCGCGTTTCCTGCGCCGGCTGTGGACGCAGGTGCAGAAGCATGCCGCCGACGGCGCGGTGCCCGCGCTGGATGTCGCCTCCCTGACGGCCGAGCAGAAGGCGGTCCGCCGCAAGACCCACGAGACCATCGACAAGGTCGGCCACGACTACGGCAAGCGCCACAGCTTCAACACGGCCATCGCCGCGGTCATGGAGCTGTCGAACACGCTGGGCAAGTTCGACGACGCCAGCCCGCAGGGACGTGCGGTACGGCAGGAAGCGCTGGAGTCGGCGGTGCTGCTGCTGAACCCCATCACGCCGCATGCCAGCCACGCGCTGTGGCAGGTGCTGGGCCATGCGGAGACGCTGATCGAGGACGTGGCATTTCCGCAAGCCGATGCCGCCGCGCTGGTGCGCGATTCGGTGACGCTGGCGGTGCAGGTCAACGGCAAGCTGCGCGGCACCATCGAGGTGGCGGCCGACGCGCCGCGGGATCATGTCGAAGCGCTGGCGAAGGCCGAACCGAATACGGCGAAGTTCCTCGAGGGCCTGGCGATCCGCAAGGTCATCATGGTGCCGGGCAAGATCGTCAACATCGTCGCCGGCTGA
- a CDS encoding DUF502 domain-containing protein translates to MPPDHSTHRVSVQKLFITGLLTLLPIWLTWVVIKFVFVLLSDISKPWVEPLSHQIAATFPQSLGWFSGLWVQNTIAMVATLFVIVAVGALTRRVVGQRLLRWFEALIARVPLANVIYTSARKLLDMLETKPGSTQRVVLIDFPHREMKSVGLVTRVIREEGSGRELAAVYVPTTPNPTSGYLEIVPVELLTPTDWTVDQAMSFIISGGAVAPETMPFTRAGDR, encoded by the coding sequence ATGCCCCCCGACCATTCCACGCACCGCGTTTCGGTGCAGAAGCTCTTCATCACCGGCCTGCTGACCCTGCTGCCGATCTGGCTGACCTGGGTCGTCATCAAGTTCGTCTTTGTGCTGCTGTCCGACATCAGCAAGCCGTGGGTCGAGCCGCTGTCGCACCAGATCGCGGCCACGTTCCCGCAATCGCTGGGCTGGTTCAGCGGTCTGTGGGTGCAGAACACTATCGCCATGGTCGCCACGCTGTTCGTCATCGTCGCCGTCGGCGCACTGACCCGGCGCGTGGTCGGGCAGCGGTTGCTGCGCTGGTTCGAGGCGCTGATCGCGCGCGTGCCGCTGGCGAACGTCATCTACACCAGCGCGCGCAAGCTGCTGGACATGCTGGAGACCAAGCCCGGCAGCACGCAGCGCGTGGTGCTGATCGACTTCCCGCACCGCGAGATGAAGTCGGTCGGCCTGGTGACGCGGGTGATCCGCGAGGAAGGCAGCGGCCGCGAGCTGGCCGCCGTCTACGTGCCCACCACGCCCAACCCCACCTCGGGTTATCTGGAGATCGTGCCGGTCGAACTGCTCACACCGACCGACTGGACGGTGGACCAGGCCATGAGCTTCATCATTTCCGGCGGCGCCGTCGCGCCGGAGACCATGCCGTTCACCCGCGCCGGAGACCGCTGA
- a CDS encoding DUF4442 domain-containing protein, producing the protein MKPGTLRHIFNVWPPFLLSGIHVTEMADDWSFARVELRMRPWNRNYVGTHFGGSLFAMTDPFWMILAKERLGSDYYVWDKAAEIEFVKPGKGTLHAEFRLDAFVLDEIRAEAANGQKYLRWMPADVFNAQNEVVARVRKQIYVRLKPEARRAE; encoded by the coding sequence ATGAAACCCGGCACCCTGCGGCACATCTTCAACGTCTGGCCACCTTTCCTGCTCAGCGGCATCCATGTCACCGAAATGGCCGACGACTGGAGCTTCGCGCGCGTCGAACTGCGCATGCGCCCCTGGAACCGCAACTATGTGGGCACCCACTTCGGCGGCAGCCTGTTCGCGATGACCGATCCGTTCTGGATGATCCTCGCCAAGGAGCGGCTGGGCAGCGACTACTACGTCTGGGACAAGGCGGCGGAGATCGAGTTCGTCAAACCCGGCAAGGGCACGCTGCACGCCGAGTTCCGTCTGGATGCCTTCGTGCTGGACGAGATCCGCGCCGAAGCCGCCAACGGGCAGAAATACCTGCGGTGGATGCCGGCGGACGTCTTCAACGCGCAGAACGAAGTGGTCGCCCGCGTGCGCAAGCAGATCTACGTGCGACTGAAGCCCGAGGCACGACGGGCGGAGTGA